DNA from Amorphoplanes friuliensis DSM 7358:
CAGCGGACCTGGACCAGGACTTTCCACTGCTTGAGAGTGGCGTTGGCGCGTTCACCGTTGGCGCGGATCGCAGCATGATCGCGGTTGAATTGCTTGTTCCAGGCGGTGAAGACTTTGCGGCCTTTGTGTTTCTTGTACGGAGTGATCAACGGGCTTTGGGTGCCTTGGTAGGCCCGGTCGGCGAAGGTGATCACACCAGCCTTGGCCAGGGCCTCGATCAGACCGTGGGTGCGAGCCGCGGTCAGGTCATGTGCCCTGCCCGGTAGCGCCGGTGAGGCCCAGATGAGCCGCCCGGCCGGGTCGGCGACGACTTGGACATTCATACCGTGCCGGCGGTGCTTACCGGAGTAGTAAGCCTTGTCGTCGGCGACCCGGTCGATCGGGATCAGGGTGCCGTCGAGGATTGCGAACGACAGCCGCCGGATCCGGGTCATGGCGGTGGCCAGGTTGTCGGCGGTTTCGGCGAGTAGGTCGATGGCTTCGCGGACGTATCGCCAGGCGGTGGTGGTGCTGATGGCGAAGCCGGTGGCCAGGCGGTGGTAGGTGTCGCCGTTGCGCAGGTGGGCCAGGGCGAGCAGGGCTTGCCGGGCCGGGGCCAGGGCCCGCCACCGTGACCGTAGTTGCCGGCGGTGGTGGCGGATGAGGGTGGTCAGGTGGTTCAGGGACTGGCTGGACAGAGAGATCGTGGCGGGGTAAGACAGCATGGTGAGGCTCCCGGTTGGGGCATCGGATCTTGGTCGACTGCTGTCTTACCGGGAGCCTCACCTTCATCGATACCCGACCCGCAGCCGCCATCGCGGCCAGCACCAACACGATGAAAAAGGCTCCTTGAAGTTGGGCCATCACAAGCTCACTGACAGCCCAACTTCGAGGAAGTCGGGCCATCCACGAGCCCGCATGCAGCGCGACTGCCACCACGCCTTCACGGGCGTCGGCGGCCGCCGGCCCCAGACTTCAAGGAAGTCGAGCCATCACCAACCCGCTCAGCGCCCAACTTCAAGGAAGTCGGGCCATCGACAGCCCGCCCACTGCCCAACCTCAAGGAAGTCGGGCCATCACCAAGCCGCCCACTGCCCAACTTCAAGGGAGTCGGGCCTTTAACTGCCTGATCACTGCCCAACTTCCAGCAAGTTGGGCCATCAACAGACCGCCCACTGCCCAACTTCAAGGGAGTCAGGCCTTTAACTGCCTGATCACTGCCCAACTTCCAGTAAGTCGGGCCATCAACAGACCGCCCACTGCCCAACTTCAAGGAAGTCGGGCAGTCACGAGCCTGCGTGCAACCCCAGCCGCCACGCTTTGCGGACGTGCGGCCACCCCTGGCCTCCAACTTTCGGGAAGTCGGCTCATCCCGAGCCCACCCGCTCCCCGACTTCAAGGAAGTCGGGGCTTTAACTGCCTGCTCGCTGCCCAACTTCAAGGAAGTCGGGCCTTTAACTGCCTGCTCACTGCCCAACTTCCAGCAAGTCGGGCCATCAACAGACCGCCCACCGCCCAACTTCAAGGAAGTTGGGCCTTTACCGGCTCGCTCACTGCCCAACTTCAGCCCTCAACGTGGCCGGACGAGCAGAACCCCGGGCTCGGGGCGCTCACTTCAAGCAGAACCACCAGACTGGCGCCCACCTCAACCAGGGGCAGGTCCGGCGCGCGGCGGGACAGCGAGCGGTGCTCAGCGGGTTCGAGTTGGATTCGGCCCGAATGTGGCTCGGCTGGAAAGAAACCAGGCCGGTGCCACACCTCGTGGTGGGAACCGGCCTGGGGTGTGACTTGGGATCAGTAGTTGCGCGGGCCGCGGCCGTAGCCGGGGTTGTCGAAGCGGCCTTCGCGGCGGGGCGCGCCGTTGAGGTTGGCGTAGTTGTTCATGCCGTCGTCGCGGGCGTCCGGGCGGCCGGGCTGCCTGCCGCCGCCACCCTGAGGGCCGGCGAAGCCGGATGGGCGCTGCGAGCCGCCGGGTGGGCGGCCCGTGGAGGGCGGAGGAGGAGGCGGAGCGCCGTAGACGCCACCACCGGGGCGACCGCCACCGCCGCCGCCACCACCGGGACGGCCGGGCTGCTGGGCACCGCCGCCTCCGGGACGACCGGGCTGCTGGGCACCGCCGCCACCGGGACGGCCGGGCTGGCCACCACCACCAGGGCGACCGGGCTGACCACCCTGACCGGGACGGCCAGGCTGGCCTCCGCGACCGGGCTGGGCAGCCCCGCCGCCACCACCAGGGCGGCCGGGCTGAGCCGGCTGAGCGCCACCACCGGGGCGACCGGGCTGGGCCGGCTGAGCGCCACCGCCAGGACGACCAGGCTGAGCCGGCTGAGCACCTCCGCCGGGACGACCGCCACCGCCCGGGCGACCGGCCGGCGGCGGACCGCCCTGGCCGGGGCGTACAGGCTGACCTTGACCGGGACGAGCAGGCTGCCCCTGGCCCGGACGTGCACCGGGCTGACCTTGACCCGGCCGCCCAGCAGGCTGGCCCGGGCGCGCAGCGGGCTGGCCCGGACGACCGGCAGGCTGGCCCTGGCCCGGACGAGCCGGAGGCTGGCCCTGCGGCGGACGACCCGCGGCACCGCCGTAGACGCCGCTGCCCTTCTTGGGTGCCACTTCGGGCTTACCGCCGTAGACAGGGCCCGATGGGGCTCCAGCCGGTGGGCGGTTGCCGCCGTACACACCAGGCCGCTGCAAAGCGGCAGCGCCGCCGACGGACAGGAGTTCGGTTTCGGCGTCCAGGGGCTTGGGGCCGGTCGGGTCGACGCTCTTGGTGGCGGGCTCCGGGGGGCGCTTCTTGCGGGAGCGGACGATGCCGAAGATGCCCGCGCC
Protein-coding regions in this window:
- a CDS encoding IS5/IS1182 family transposase, producing the protein MLSYPATISLSSQSLNHLTTLIRHHRRQLRSRWRALAPARQALLALAHLRNGDTYHRLATGFAISTTTAWRYVREAIDLLAETADNLATAMTRIRRLSFAILDGTLIPIDRVADDKAYYSGKHRRHGMNVQVVADPAGRLIWASPALPGRAHDLTAARTHGLIEALAKAGVITFADRAYQGTQSPLITPYKKHKGRKVFTAWNKQFNRDHAAIRANGERANATLKQWKVLVQVRCSPGRTTAIVQAIQVLHSVEAADHTR